A genomic window from Lotus japonicus ecotype B-129 chromosome 1, LjGifu_v1.2 includes:
- the LOC130731409 gene encoding uncharacterized protein At4g00950 isoform X2, producing the protein MGSEAEHEQSSMLKLTLFSVPATQMQSPERSGMLTPPINTSAAVPFRWEQEPGKPKLCNALITFDNKCLVLPPRLLTPSPYVASTRFRSPSFKMSKGYNCYGSSFSADNKGLLGPMVLVKDTDRWFGSWRKKAFKVKREVAGGSHVFPSSDATADTHNKLIKCSGSTSSSSLPHDKYP; encoded by the exons ATGGGATCTGAGGCAGAGCATGAGCAGAGCAGCATGCTAAAGCTTACCTTGTTCTCTGTTCCAGCAACGCAAATGCAGTCACCAGAGCGATCAGGGATGCTAACACCTCCTATAAACACCTCAGCTGCAGTCCCATTTCGCTGGGAACAAGAGCCTGGAAAGCCAAAACTTTGCAACGCACTCATCACCTTCGACAACAAGTGCTTGGTTCTGCCTCCAAGGTTGCTAACACCCTCTCCTTATGTGGCCAGCACCAGATTCCGCTCTCCATCTTTTAAAATGAGCAAAGGATACAATTGTTATGGTTCTTCTTTTAGTGCTGACAATAAAGGGCTGCTTGGACCTATGGTTCTCGTCAAAGACACTGATCGGTGGTTTGGTTCTTGGAGGAAAAAGGCCTTCAAGGTCAAAAGAGAGGTTGCTGGAGGTAGTCATGTCTTTCCATCTTCTGATGCCACTGCAGACACTCACAACAAGCTCATCAAATGTTCTGGGAGCACTTCTAGTTCTAGCCTACCCCATG ACAAGTATCCGTGA
- the LOC130731411 gene encoding uncharacterized protein LOC130731411, which translates to MAAAEARVLWQRTANRCFVQEDAKHAPKLASCATSNLVDAGPASTADESDRAAVNVTHFNRKSSFSNLSHDSKWWLHLQPNYGYEKGLTYEQLNALEGEVETLTASEENRTSDKNPQVMDVMEKHEKMEIDSIGCSVASKKTNDFSPESDYSWIEGDKAGPWWRTTDRDELASFVSQKSLNHIENCDLPPPKKKHHSGHPCTSISDDKMKTASYDREAKFRSISNLTTHTRGSLDSGLMHRKQGPSTNEGLSYFASDKSSSYTPTHEDVRESQQIHFEGDAGKAQLVEALCHSQTRAREAEEAAKQAFAEKDHIVKLIFKQASQLFAYKQWFQLLQLETLCSQMKNKDQQIPTLFPVGLPWLSNEGRNSRKRKQKFCNAKQEALAKPKCDVTTYAVAIALGFGLVGAGLLLGWTVGWMLPRS; encoded by the exons ATGGCTGCAGCAGAAGCAAGAGTTCTGTGGCAGAGAACTGCTAATCGTTGCTTTGTCCAGGAAGATGCAAAACACGCTCCCAAATTGGCTTCATGTGCAACATCAAATTTGGTTGATGCTGGACCTGCTAGTACAGCAGATGAATCTGATCGTGCTGCTGTTAATGTCACCCATTTTAACAGGAAATCATCATTTTCCAATCTATCACATGACTCTAAGTGGTGGTTGCACTTGCAACCTAATTATGGGTATGAAAAGGGTTTAACATATGAACAGTTAAATGCATTGGAGGGTGAGGTAGAAACTTTGACGGCTAGTGAAGAAAATAGAACATCTGATAAGAATCCTCAAGTAATGGATGTGATGGAAAAACATGAGAAAATGGAGATTGATTCTATTGGCTGCTCTGTGGCCTccaagaaaacaaatgattttTCCCCGGAATCAGATTATTCATGGATTGAAGGTGATAAGGCCGGGCCATGGTGGCGGACTACTGATAGAGATGAGTTAGCTTCCTTTGTTTCACAAAAATCCCTCAACCATATCGAGAATTGTGATCTTCCTCCACCTaaaaagaagcatcatagtggACACCCTTGTACTAGTATTAGTGATGACAAAATGAAGACAGCTTCTTATGACCGGGAAGCCAAATTCAGAAGTATTTCAAATTTGACAACTCATACACGGGGAAGTTTAGATTCTGGATTAATGCATAGGAAGCAGGGGCCTTCTACCAATGAAGGGCTTTCATATTTTGCTTCTGACAAATCATCAAG TTATACCCCTACACATGAGGATGTTAGAGAGAGCCAACAAATTCATTTTGAGGGAGACGCCGGCAAAGCTCAGCTAGTGGAAGCATTGTGTCACTCTCAAACACGTGCAAGGGAAGCAGAGGAAGCTGCAAAACAAGCTTTCGCAGAGAAAGATCACATTGTTAAACTCATTTTTAAACAGGCTTCACAACTTTTTGCATATAAGCAATGGTTTCAACTGCTGCAGCTGGAAACTCTCTGCAGTCAGATGAAGAATAAAGATCAGCAGATCCCTACACTTTTTCCAGTGGGTCTTCCATGGTTGTCTAATGAAGGTCGGAACTCACGGAAAAGAAAGCAGAAATTTTGCAATGCGAAACAAGAAGCGCTAGCTAAGCCAAAATGTGATGTAACAACATATGCTGTTGCCATTGCTTTAGGATTCGGTCTTGTTGGGGCAGGCTTGCTCTTAGGATGGACAGTGGGTTGGATGTTACCTCGTTCATAG
- the LOC130731410 gene encoding uncharacterized protein LOC130731410, producing the protein MAVMENLKMFVVQQPVVAASCLIAGFGLFLPAFVRPMLDSYQGTKPAPQPALNDVVAGMTGKK; encoded by the exons ATGGCAGTGATGGAGAACCTCAAGATGTTCGTTGTTCAACAGCCTGTAGTCGCCGCTTCCTGTCTCATCGCTGGCTTCG GACTTTTTCTTCCAGCCTTTGTGAGGCCCATGCTGGATTCATATCAGGGAACCAAGCCAGCTCCTCAACCTGCTTTAAACGAT GTGGTTGCAGGTATGACTGGTAAAAAGTGA
- the LOC130731409 gene encoding uncharacterized protein At4g00950 isoform X1 yields MGSEAEHEQSSMLKLTLFSVPATQMQSPERSGMLTPPINTSAAVPFRWEQEPGKPKLCNALITFDNKCLVLPPRLLTPSPYVASTRFRSPSFKMSKGYNCYGSSFSADNKGLLGPMVLVKDTDRWFGSWRKKAFKVKREVAGGSHVFPSSDATADTHNKLIKCSGSTSSSSLPHGKSRFWTSIREGMKQVVPSWRSKKLKKDGSALRL; encoded by the exons ATGGGATCTGAGGCAGAGCATGAGCAGAGCAGCATGCTAAAGCTTACCTTGTTCTCTGTTCCAGCAACGCAAATGCAGTCACCAGAGCGATCAGGGATGCTAACACCTCCTATAAACACCTCAGCTGCAGTCCCATTTCGCTGGGAACAAGAGCCTGGAAAGCCAAAACTTTGCAACGCACTCATCACCTTCGACAACAAGTGCTTGGTTCTGCCTCCAAGGTTGCTAACACCCTCTCCTTATGTGGCCAGCACCAGATTCCGCTCTCCATCTTTTAAAATGAGCAAAGGATACAATTGTTATGGTTCTTCTTTTAGTGCTGACAATAAAGGGCTGCTTGGACCTATGGTTCTCGTCAAAGACACTGATCGGTGGTTTGGTTCTTGGAGGAAAAAGGCCTTCAAGGTCAAAAGAGAGGTTGCTGGAGGTAGTCATGTCTTTCCATCTTCTGATGCCACTGCAGACACTCACAACAAGCTCATCAAATGTTCTGGGAGCACTTCTAGTTCTAGCCTACCCCATGGCAAGTCTCGCTTTTGG ACAAGTATCCGTGAGGGCATGAAGCAGGTGGTTCCATCATGGAGGAGtaaaaagttgaagaaagatgGGAGTGCCCTCAGGCTCTGA